CTGTAACATGCTTCTGTGTTGTACTTCAAGTCTTAAGCAGATTTTTAGTTTCACACATGATTGTATAACTTGTTTTTCTACTCTTTAGACCATGTGACTGTAGTATTTTGTTGCAGTTGAATGTTGCAACATACATTGTCAACATGGAAATGTCCTCTCAGGAATGGGCAGGTCTCACTCCTGAAATATGCTGTACTTCTGTTATTTAagtgatttttaaataaatgtgacatTGTTTCATAGTCTTGCGCTTCAATGAGTTTTAATTAGCTTATCTCCACCAGGTAAAACTTGACCATATGTCAAAATAATCTTGgcaggagagaaacaaaacatctcTGACCTGATTTAAGCTTAgatcaaatctttatttaacaAATGTACAACAGAACACGTGATACATGTACCAGctaccaaaacaaaaaactctaCATGATAAGTCACTAGTACAAAACCAGTTTTTGTACTCTCAGCTAACACAAATGATTCTTATGCTATTTACATAGCACACTGGCTACATCCTAAGTGACAAGTGGGGATGCATCAATACTAATTCGGCAACAAAAATCTTCATTCTGTGTTTTAGCCCTTTTAGCGCAACACAACATAGGATTTATGAGTATTGATCATTTCACTAAGCACACGTTAACTTCTCAGATTGAATATCTACTTCACAGGCAGCTATTAAACTCAGTTCATTTATAGGAACTGATATGAAAACCGTCAGTGATTTCAGTGACTGAATTTAGGACTGGGTGATAAAACAATCCAAATCTCATCAATAGCAGTAAAACAAAGGTTCTATAAATCTTTATGCGTCTtgcagcacagtgaggaggcaTAACAGATAATTAAAGTCCCTCATATTTGTAAAAACTTAATATGCCTGAGTTTACCTGGATGCACAAGcaaggagattaaatacataaaatgatCACTAACAAGACAACAAATTGTTGAACAAGAGCGATTACATAACTCAGGCATGTTTCATTTCTGCCTGCAGATTATGAGgttgaatttaattaaatatggTATTTTATGGAACCTGCTCCTTGTAGGTAGTCTAACATAAAACATGTGCTTTGGAAAAATATCAGCCGAAATGTAAAGTATATGTATTTTGCAGTTAATGAGCTAAAACATGTTCCTTTAAGGAAAACTGATTGCAGCAATAAAGTAAGGTTATAAACGAAGCAGATATAAATAACCAGTTTAGTGACATGATCtgattttcttaatttaatCACCTTGGTTCCATCAATGATAAAAAATCCTGACCAGTCATAAAGATGTGATTAGTGGTTCTAACTGCAGTGATCTGACTGAATGATGATCTGAGCTCCATCATTATGAATTTGtacattattatttgttgtgtgACCATCCTGGGAGTTGTTGCTGTCTAATGTCTTTTCGCCCCTAATGGCTTTTGCACAGGTTGGTGCAAGATTAATGATCAGTCACTGACTAGTATTGATGCGTCCACCATTCAACATAACAATCCGGTGAGTAGAACTCATCTGTCCTTTATCATTTGATCCCAAACACGTTTGCTGGTGAAAATGTTCTTTCTCTCAGTCCTCTGCTGTTCCCTCTCAGCTGGAGGAAATGATGGCCAACTACCTTGGTCTGGTGAAATGATACTTGGGGAAAGTGGTGCGCTGGTTAGTCTTGTCCTGGAGTGAAATCCTATAGTGCTGCACACAAATCATATgaaccagaggagaggaagctcTATGCAGCTCTGTCAGGTCCACTGGctgtcacactgacacacataccCTCATCTACTCCAAAGCACGGATGACtacgtgtgtgtatatatacacacacacactttgaaccAGGCACACAGAGTCTGCTGTCCTCTTCACAAAACAACCGAAGAGACCAATAAGTATTCAGCTCCACCGCCTCTGATTCCAAAAGTGGCTGTTTGTCACCCATAGCATCTCCTTCGCTGAAATTTCGGactattttttcattttgaggtCCGCCTCCATGGCACTGCGTCGCCCCCTGGTGCCTCCGtcctgcagcaggaaacaaatGGGGAGAACagggaaaaagaaataaaggagaAAGAATTAACATGGGAGTGGGCAGTGTAGTGGTCAGTTGGACAGTGTGAAGGGAGGCCCTGAGGTGGGCCTCCTCACGTGATAGAGGTccgcacaaaaacacagcacagtCCACTTCGGAGGGCTTCCTCCCCAAatgaagaacagaaaaaattatgatgagaaagaaaaacatttaaaagtaaaaagaaggagaaaagaaattAGAACATGCAGAGACATGGACAACCGCACgagaacagaaaaacacaggaaaccGGCATGGGTCAAAAACCGAAGGTCGACTGAAGCTGGGGTGATGGAAGGAGCCTGTGTGCGTTGATGTTTATGAGGGTGACACAAACAGTGAAGtttgatgtgtctgtgtgagacacTGTAGAAAAGAGCAAGAGTGAGAGGTAAAGGAGTTCTTCAATTCTTATCATTTCTACAACCACGTTTAGTATCTGAATGACAGTAGCACTACAGTCATCACAACTGACTGGCCTGTATAACTAGTTTCCACAAACAGGAAACTCAAAGACACGTCAGGGGGTCAGTCCAAAGTCTGACATGTTCAGGAAGTTTACTGTTTTACTTTAAGCAAAGCTTATTTAAGAAGACCacaaaaaatctattctattcTAAAAGCCATTAAAATCAGAGTTTTCtcatgagatatttgtgttcttttcttctcactgGTCTGAAGTGGGTGGGGCTCAGTTTGGAAAAGGTGATGTCACCTGTTTGAATGCACCAATAAATAATTGCAAAGTAAAAGAACTGTTGCAGGACTCTGAAGTTAACaagtgaaagtgaagaaaataaaacaacaagagaTTATCAATTCATATATCAATATCAATTATTTCCAACTTTAACTTAAAAGATGAATATTAtcaaaatatatcatataaaaaTAGATATTTTAACTCATAACACTTTGATTAGGATATTTTTGAGAGTTATATTATTGAATAGCATCAATAAAGCAGCTCTTATAATTATTTAAATCCTCACAACTTGTATTTCTACATCAGGTTTGCTTCATTTAATTCAACTAAAATACAATTGaactgagaaaaagaaaagagatgagcAGTACAGATTAATGCATAAAGTGTGTGCGCGCGCTGGCGCTGAGACAAGCATGTGCAGAGCGTGTCCTGGTTCTGGTGAAATCTGAGGGAGGACCTGAATActtacaaagagagagagaaggaaagcaGGAGAGGCCATTGGGACACTGTCCTGTAGGAGGACAAACATtggagtgagaaagagagaaaagacacgTGCGTGTGAAGCAAGTTTCATACAAGTCTGCGTCAAACAAGGGAGCACGCCGGAGGATGGGGAGTCCATTTGACCGCTGCacagcaaagacacaaagacacacacacagaaagacagatatCCATCCACACTCAGTCAGATCGTAAATAGAGAGATTAATGACAGACACAAGAAGGcaggcacacatgcacaccaatACGTCTTCAACAAGATTCCATCATGGCTTGTGAGGAAAAATATCATGACTCTCATTCAGTTGTATGAGCTgcaatatattttaacattaaaagtCAAGTTCTGAAGATAATGTGACTCATATCCACTCCAGCTGAGCATGCTGTGGAGAAAGAGCCAAATGATTAAAACACTTCATTAACTCATCTAAAAAGTTTTTGGGACATCCCAAGACGATTAAGCACATTCCTGAATATTCTCTTTCCTAAGATAacttcttcaaaataaaacagtactTCCAAAAAAAGCGCCATGAGTCAAACAGACCCTGTTAgactcacacccacacattcatgcatttaggtcagacacacaaacacacacacaacagcaaataatGGAATTCATAGCAGACAGAAAGCAGCCggacagcagcagacaaacagCGGAGtcagggacagacagaagttAGCGAGGAGAGGAGCAGCCAGCATGCAGGACATGAATCAGCGAGGGAGTCAAGACCAGGAATCATTTTTCTGAAGCACAATACAGCAGGCGGAGGGAAGTGTTGATCAGATCTTCCATGTATtcaacagtgtgtgaatgtctgGCTCTTAATTTTGAGTAATTATTCAAAATATCTATTCCTAAATATAAAAGTACCATTCATATGACAAGATACATTGTCAGTGGAGAgcctgaaatataaaataaagaagtaATGGTGAGCAATCATGTTGTCAGCTGAAACACCATGATTTTATATGCATTTTCAGCACCTACCATTGTGTATTTTGTGATGCTTCAAACAGCAAGTTGTTTTGTGATTATATGATGCGTTTACATAATCACACTCAGGTTTAAGAGCTGCTACAACTTTTAAAGGTTTCACTTTACATATAGTGCGAAACACTGAAGgcaacaaaaatgttgttagatttttcctgaaattttccagagcGGCTataagtgaaaacacaaatgtctgagtccgTTGCTCTGGATAGTTTCCAGCCAGCTCCCtaggaaaatgtttggaaaatgtctgagtgagcccatgtgagaatacagcaggaaaatgtctggaaagttacagtgagtgtgtgtgctgatgatGCTACTAACATGAAactgaaagaatacaaatatctcaggacaAAGAAGAGATGTCAGACATGTAAAAGATGcgaacaaagatgtcaacttgatAAGAACAAGATTTGAGAGTTTTTGGCAATGGGGACCAACGGTGAAATTCTCAGGAAAGTTGCGGAGACGGCAAGAGACTTGCTTGGATTTTGTACATCGTGTCCTGCTCTACATACTTGTGAACTCATCTGACTCTGGCAAACCCTCGAAAATGTCCGGACCCACTTTTCagcacattttccagagttcatgtctgaaaacgacttAAGATGATTTTGGTATTTAAAATTCTACATGAAACCAAAATGCCAGTGCAAGAATGTAAATAATCTGTTCAATCCAGATCTGAAAACATCATTACAACTGTACTTGTTATTTGAGGAATGACACACATATATTAGTCTTTCAACGATAAGCTGGAAAAGACAGCATTACCCTTTATCAGTTGTATACTGTTTCTGGGATGTCAACAGCTGATATGGTTGCAAAGCTGGACTTTCCCAAGTCACATGTGAGTCTTAACGAAATGATCCGCCTGCTTAAAAAACCTGATCTGTATTAAGCTGGTTTTGTTCGTTTATAAAAGCAGCTGCCAGGTAGAGGCCTAAGTTTTTGCACTCTGTGCGATCAGGACTGATCAAAGATATAGAAAAGTCGGAGCAGAGAGCAAATCAATACATGAGTTTGCCTCCAAGGTCATAACAGACAGATGTGAAGAAGTGGAGCTTAactataaacatgtttttgccACTCTGAAGCTGGTTGTCTACTTAAGTTGTAGAGTCATCACGTGTATTGATTGTATTACTCTGGCCTATGAACAAGTAAAGGGAGTCAGACTATAATCATGACAGGGacctcaaacaaacacagcgaGTTTTAGAACATGAGCTATGTAAATTCAGTATTCATCAAAATGAGACTTGTTTGAAATTTTGAGAGACTGGGGTGAATCCTACTTTTTACAGCCAACCCACCTTCTCAGCCGGCTCTCCTGGCTTACGGTTTCCCTCTCGGCCGCGGAGGCTCTTGGCGGAGATGGCGCTCTCTGAGGTCTGCATGATGAGCTGTGTGGCCAGGAACTGCTGAACGTGCTCCAGGACGTCCCGCTGCATCTCCAGTGCCATGTGGTACACATCGTGGTCCGACGAGTTGTACATGACAGCGTTCTGAAACATGAGCATGATGTCTCGCTGGAACTCGGCTGTTGTGCGGATCACGCCGGACTCGATGTTCTTCTTTATGGCCGACAGGTCCATAGGTCTGGCAGGAGTCACAAGATGGAGGGAgttgtttgtattattttttttttatatttattctgcAGTTTAATGGAATTGCATTGAGATTAGCTGCAATAGTGATTTTTTTGATGGTTGATCTTAACACGCAACACACAAGAGCAAAAAACATAATACACAATTTTCTAGGACAAATTCATTTGAACCAGGATAATAGCCTGTGAGTGTTATTTAAAATTCGgtgttttatatgtgtgtggtcAGACCTGTGTACGATGCTGTGGTAACCGGGGGCGATGTCATCTGACACGGGCTGCAGGAAGACACTGGCGTACCTGAGAGACACAGGACATCAGAAACTGTAAAACCCTTTAAAACAGCTGCCATCAGATCCTCTTTCAGCAGACAGTTTTCTATAAACTCATCtgtttgcattttatttcttcaaagAGGAGAATCATCTGTTTCGCTGTGAACACAGgtttgtttgaaagaaaaagtgaaaactaaCATCTACTTTTCAGAAAACAGTcaacagaaaagacacaaatgTTGAACTAAAAACTTGCAGACTAGGTTGTCACcataatatgtttttgttttaatgtgatcCCACAAGCCTTTTCGCTCTCTATCAGTAATAATCCTCACCCGTACGACACCTGAAAATACATCACATGACCGTTCACATGCACTGAGCACGTGTGTAACCGTCTTCTCTATGTTAGCTATTTGTCTTCTTGGAAACAGAAAATACTACGGATTTCTTTTCTTCGACTGACAACGAAGAGGATCTGTAAGTGTTTTCAACATTTGCATTCGCTGCTGGATGTCGAGTTGTGACTGATAAGGTCCAATCAAAGAGTGAATGCAGGTGACTGCATTGTttgcaaatgaaacaatttCTGCCTGTGCAGACTAAAATGCagctttcaaactaaaacggggtcagcagcgtttccaaacttctcagtttaAGGCACTGGATAACTGTAGTGTGGATCCCAGGCATAAATGTAGGAACAGTGATacgttttaaaactaaaagctTAATCTTAACAATTAGTAAAAGATTTTGCCCCAATAAGAGTCTTTAACATTTCTGTGTTTAACAAATATATGGCTGCTACTGGCTACTGATTTTATTAGAAATTAATATCATCTCCTCTGTTTGCACTTAAAATTTCAAGCAGAATCTTAAACtgtacagaatatatatatatatatattcatctgGGCCATTATATTGTTTCTGAGAATGTCTGGGTTTCAATCACTTTAGTGGATATTCACATTCTACACATATTCTTTTATAAGAAACAATACAATCACTATGCTTTTGTGATAACATTAAAAACTTAAGAAGCCAAAAcaaaactttttaaatgaacCCGACAGTGAGTTATAAAGTCTGATTGATTACTTGGGCATGGACAGGCCAAGAAGCTCtacctgtgattggctgcagctctCCACACCAGCATAATGGCTTTCTTCCAGATCTTTTGTGCCTGGACTGCCTCCTGGTCCTCGCCACATGTAGATCTGATGCAAAGACAGTGGAGAacagggggaggaagagaggaagtgagtggGAAGCGAACAGAGGATCCACAGTGAATGGAAAtgaaaggagaagagaaagcCCAAGTGGCAGCGAGACAAAAGCACATACTGTTACAATTTTGATGTCAGCAGTCACAAACTGCTTAGCTCAGGGAAATGGAGTCCTAATCTGATTCAGAGGTCAGGACATCAATATTCATGACAATGCCAGCTGAGCTTTATCTAGTTTCAACTGGCAGAGCACCTAAACTGTTTTGTTGCAGTAAGGGAAGGAGGTTATCTCAGATCGTTGATGCACACTTTCACTGCCACTATAAAGTTAGACCTAGTAATGCTGTGACTATGACACAATTGTCAAACCATTCCAGAAGCAGTGTACGACACTTACAATTGGGAAGAGGAGGCTGGGCTGCTGGCCAGTGAATCTGCCGTGTAGCGTTGAGAGGGTGGACCGTAGCCATCTTCACTCTCGCTTGCTGCCCGCTCGACCTCTGACAGATAAGGTCCCTCCCCACACTCCTCCTTCAGCTCCATCCCTTCTTCAGGGTCACCCTCACTGcccgcctcctcctcttttacCTCCTggaagaagaataaaaatacacaagtgAAATTATGGAAATTTAGGGAGGGTGTTCATGTGTACTTCAACTAAGTCTTCAACTAAGTGAGTTACCTTGGACTCTTTTCCAGACACAGAGCTGTCCTCAGAATCTGTGGAACAGGAATTACAACAGGATTAAAACAATCTAAACATATAATatgatatttgtgtgtgttgtggtgtttaTTAGGTCCACACCTGCGCATGCGGTACATAAAGAAAAGTATCTGCCACTGGAAAACCACTCACGAGGGAACAGATCATAATCCCCAAGAGGAAAGGCAGCCTCGCAAGGGAGCATTTCTAAATGATCCACAAAGTTTACAATTATGCCTCAAATTTGAAGGGGAAGGGGTTCCAAAAATCAGGGACGGGAGTGTTCATAGTGACCACTTGAAGGAGGGGAGCATCAGCCATTGTCCCCGCCTCCAATTTCTTCTAAATTCAACTTTAAGAGTTGCTCCCTCGCGATGGTTTTACAATTGTGGATACTGTTGTGTGCACTTGTATCATATACGCAGGTGTTTTTTAGTGTGTCAAattgaaaactaaataaacggcatagtgtgtgtttgtacaccACCCACCTAGGCAAGGGGGGTTGGGCTCAGGCTGGCTCCACTCCTCTACTTCACTCTTTACGGTTGCTTCAGTGACCTCTTTCCCTATTGCCGCTTCCTCAGTAACCTCACTTCCTGTGGCGCCGTCATCAGACGTGACAGAAGAAGTGACATCACTTCCGGTCACCTCTGGTCCCTCACAGTTTCCCTTCAGCTGCTCTTCCCTTTTGGTTTCCAGTTGGGTGTGGGTCTCTGTGCTTGCCGACAAGGTGGTCACATCCTGAGGCTCCTGTGTGGGGTTGGAGTCTTGGACTGGTGGCGTAGGATCCGAAGCCTTCAGCTCCTGGGTCTCCCAGGGGCCAGGGAGAGTGTGTCCCTCTGAAACAGCCtcttcacacagagagagcgcCGCTTCTACCGCTGCTGCATCTAAAGCCTCCACAGAGTCATCGACCTGGGAAggaggacagggagagagaaacaaactgcTATTATGAGAAAAAACTAGCATATACTACCTTAATGATATTAATGGTTTGATAAACAGTTGTC
This window of the Paralichthys olivaceus isolate ysfri-2021 chromosome 9, ASM2471397v2, whole genome shotgun sequence genome carries:
- the brd8b gene encoding bromodomain-containing protein 8 isoform X1 — protein: MASGIGKHKILNVGPTEPWSVREKLCLASSVMRSGDQNWVSVSRAIKPFSEPGRPPDWFSQKHCASQYSELLEATEAPKRKRGEKGEVVETIEDVIVRRLTTERIEELKKLLRDTQEQYRKLKKEVDMIQTGHMDSQLKELWADISLKKKQDEDEAEQKKKATETAYQARQAVKNTPKRLPSVTVRSPLGASPPTLDSQADSSVSTPPMDTGGGASDDTTTHSVVQGVGVFLPVTDTPGPKDGGLAALVDDSPQKRLLTQKATPPPSPLLSELLKKGNLISASPRLVSDGDSTGSLTNGLQTATAATALPPGHEVITEGEAEAVVKVELGEETGLVEEDLVAVSYMGDELDLETVGDIIAIIEEKVDDSVEALDAAAVEAALSLCEEAVSEGHTLPGPWETQELKASDPTPPVQDSNPTQEPQDVTTLSASTETHTQLETKREEQLKGNCEGPEVTGSDVTSSVTSDDGATGSEVTEEAAIGKEVTEATVKSEVEEWSQPEPNPPCLDSEDSSVSGKESKEVKEEEAGSEGDPEEGMELKEECGEGPYLSEVERAASESEDGYGPPSQRYTADSLASSPASSSQLSTCGEDQEAVQAQKIWKKAIMLVWRAAANHRYASVFLQPVSDDIAPGYHSIVHRPMDLSAIKKNIESGVIRTTAEFQRDIMLMFQNAVMYNSSDHDVYHMALEMQRDVLEHVQQFLATQLIMQTSESAISAKSLRGREGNRKPGEPAEKDSVPMASPAFLLSLFDGGTRGRRSAMEADLKMKK
- the brd8b gene encoding bromodomain-containing protein 8 isoform X2, coding for MASGIGKHKILNVGPTEPWSVREKLCLASSVMRSGDQNWVSVSRAIKPFSEPGRPPDWFSQKHCASQYSELLEATEAPKRKRGEKGEVVETIEDVIVRRLTTERIEELKKLLRDTQEQYRKLKKEVDMIQTGHMDSQLKELWADISLKKKQDEDEAEQKKKATETAYQARQAVKNTPKRLPSVTVRSPLGASPPTLDSQADSSVSTPPMDTGGGASDDTTTHSVVQGVGVFLPVTDTPGPKDGGLAALVDDSPQKRLLTQKATPPPSPLLSELLKKGNLISASPRLVSDGDSTGSLTNGLQTATAATALPPGHEVITEGEAEAVVKVELGEETGLVEEDLVAVSYMGDELDLETVGDIIAIIEEKVDDSVEALDAAAVEAALSLCEEAVSEGHTLPGPWETQELKASDPTPPVQDSNPTQEPQDVTTLSASTETHTQLETKREEQLKGNCEGPEVTGSDVTSSVTSDDGATGSEVTEEAAIGKEVTEATVKSEVEEWSQPEPNPPCLDSEDSSVSGKESKEVKEEEAGSEGDPEEGMELKEECGEGPYLSEVERAASESEDGYGPPSQRYTADSLASSPASSSQLSTCGEDQEAVQAQKIWKKAIMLVWRAAANHRYASVFLQPVSDDIAPGYHSIVHRPMDLSAIKKNIESGVIRTTAEFQRDIMLMFQNAVMYNSSDHDVYHMALEMQRDVLEHVQQFLATQLIMQTSESAISAKSLRGREGNRKPGEPAEKDGGTRGRRSAMEADLKMKK